One stretch of Sebastes umbrosus isolate fSebUmb1 chromosome 5, fSebUmb1.pri, whole genome shotgun sequence DNA includes these proteins:
- the timm44 gene encoding mitochondrial import inner membrane translocase subunit TIM44 yields the protein MASPLCQCYQMCMRRGLVAFPYSYLLLHKRPNVYRIRGILLKCSSQVPQSPLLQVRYLSGERGGGRRGFIGELLENIKQELNKSKEMKDNIRKFREEAKKLEESDALKQARRKYKTIESETVKTSDVLRKKLGNISETVKEGLEEVSRTEIGKKIKDGMEEAAKTAKTSAESVSKGGEMLGKSGAFRAISQGMESVKKEIDDLGHTGPYRPPARLRKRSEFSSKGAGDDSKVFEANEEAMGVVLHKDSKWYQQWKDFKDNNMVFNRFFEMKMKYDESENTLIRASRAVTDKMTDILGGLFSKTEMSEVLTEILKADPSFDKDSFLKQCERDIIPNILEAMIQGELEVLKDWCYEATYSQLAHPIQQAKAMGLQFDSKILDIDSIDLAMGKMMDQGPVLIITFQAQLVMVIRNTKGEVVEGDPEKVLRMMYVWALCRDQEELNPYAAWRLLDISASSTEQIL from the exons ATGGCGTCCCCCCTGTGTCAGTGTTACCAG ATGTGTATGAGAAGAGGCTTGGTGGCATTCCCTTACTCTTACCTGCTACTTCACAAAAGACCCAATGTCTACAGGATACGTGGGATCCTCCTCAAATGTTCTTCACAG GTGCCTCAGTCACCTCTTCTGCAGGTACGGTATTTGTCAGGGGAGAGAGGCGGTGGCAGAAGAGGTTTCATAGGGGAGCTTCTGGAGAACATTAAGCAAGAGCTAAACAAGAGCAAAGAAATGAAAGACAACATCAGGAAGTTCCGGGAAGAGGCCAAGAAACTGGAGGAGTCAGATGCATTGAAACAAGCTCGAAGGAAATAT AAAACTATAGAGTCTGAAACGGTGAAGACCTCCGATGTGCTCAGGAAGAAGTTGGGAAACATCTCTGAGACAGTTAAAGAG GGACTAGAGGAGGTCAGTCGTACAGAAATTGGGAAGAAAATCAAGGATGGAATGGAGGAAGCAGCCAAAACAGCGAAGACCTCAGCAGAGTCTGTATCTAAAGGTGGAGAGATGTTGGGGAAGAGTGGTGCGTTCAGAGCAATATCACAG GGCATGGAGAGTGTGAAGAAAGAGATCGATGACCTGGGTCACACCGGCCCTTATCGGCCTCCTGCCAGACTCAGGAAGAGGAGTGAGTTCTCCTCCAAGGGGGCAGGGGATGACAGCAAGGTCTTCGAAGCCAACGA GGAAGCAATGGGTGTGGTGCTCCACAAAGACTCAAAATGGTACCAGCAGTGGAAGGACTTTAAAGACAACAATATGGTCTTCAACA GGTTCtttgagatgaagatgaagtatGATGAGAGCGAGAACACCCTCATCAGAGCATCTCGTGCCGTCACCGACAAGATGACTGACATCTTAG gTGGGCTGTTTTCTAAGACGGAGATGTCTGAAGTACTAACAGAGATCTTGAAGGCAGACCCATCCTTTGACAAAGATTCTTTCCTCAAGCAGTGTGAACGAGATATCATCCCCAACATACTGGAG GCGATGATCCAAGGGGAGCTGGAGGTGCTGAAGGACTGGTGTTATGAAGCG ACATACAGCCAGCTGGCACACCCAATTCAGCAAGCCAAAGCCATGGGACTTCAGTTTGACTCTAAGATCCTGGACATTGACAGTATTGAT TTGGCCATGGGGAAGATGATGGACCAGGGCCCAGTGCTGATTATCACCTTCCAGGCTCAGTTAGTCATGGTGATCCGAAACACCAAAGGAGAGGTGGTGGAGGGAGACCCT gAAAAAGTGCTCAGGATGATGTACGTGTGGGCTCTGTGTCGAGACCAGGAGGAGCTCAACCCGTATGCTGCCTGGAGACTACTCGACATCTCTGCCTCCAGCACCGAGCAGATCCTCTAA